One Cicer arietinum cultivar CDC Frontier isolate Library 1 chromosome 8, Cicar.CDCFrontier_v2.0, whole genome shotgun sequence DNA segment encodes these proteins:
- the LOC101494547 gene encoding APO protein 3, mitochondrial-like has product MLLVDRIPAIVELCVQAGVDIPEYPTRRRTYPVYCVAGRIIDFEKRFPKEISLDKDIDERGFPYNKKRLNQDTNAMEMRCDDIQAVAVRGMKAWKKMCIGATKLMEKYAVQTCGYCPEVQVGPKGHRVRNCQAYKHQMRDGQHAWQEATINDFIPPVYVYHIQDQQQQGKPLVKELKRYYGMLPAVVELFSQGGAPLEKNYAHTMRVDVVVPEMDEEKWVV; this is encoded by the exons ATGCTTCTAGTGGACCGAATTCCTGCAATTGTTGAGTTGTGTGTCCAGGCAGGTGTTGACATACCTGAGTACCCTACCAGGAGAAGGACGTATCCTGTTTACTGTGTTGCCGGTAGGATAATTGATTTCGAGAAAAGATTTCCTAAAGAAATTTCTCTTGACAAAGACATAGATGAACGCGGGTTTCCGTATAACAAAAAGAGATTGAATCAAGACACTAATGCTATGGAAATGCGTTGTGATGACATCCAAG CTGTTGCTGTCCGAGGCATGAAAGCCTGGAAGAAAATGTGCATTGGAGCTACAAAACTTATGGAGAAATATGCTGTTCAAACTTGTGGATATTGTCCAGAGGTACAAGTGGGACCGAAAGGTCATAGAGTGCGAAATTGTCAAGCTTACAAACACCAAATGAGGGATGGACAGCATGCATGGCAGGAGGCTacaataaatgattttatacCTCCTGTATATGTCTATCACATTCAAGATCAGCAACAACAGGGTAAGCCTTTGGTAAAGGAGTTGAAAAGGTACTACGGTATGTTGCCTGCAGTTGTAGAGCTATTTTCACAAGGCGGGGCACCACTTGAAAAGAATTATGCACATACAATGAGGGTAGATGTTGTAGTCCCCGAAATGGATGAGGAAAAGTGGGTTGTTTAG